One window from the genome of Grus americana isolate bGruAme1 chromosome 14, bGruAme1.mat, whole genome shotgun sequence encodes:
- the LOC129212957 gene encoding protocadherin gamma-C3-like isoform X10 has product MNGVAVRSRGVTTGQVLSLLLLFGVSDWVSAAIRYAIPEEARRGSAVGNVVADLALDVGRLPGRRLRVVSGGNKKYFGVDLTSGSLLVSERIDREELCGALSPCSLSFEIVVENPLELYSGAVEIQDINDNDPVFPSSQAKLEISESVAAGARFPLESAQDPDVGINSLQTYQLSANPHFALDVQTRVDGSKYAELVLEKELDREEQRELHLVLTALDGGSPPRSAHVQIHIDVVDANDNAPVFNQSTYKASVRENTPSGTLVARISAYDLDDGPNGDIVYSFSSHTPAKVRELFALDSATGELRVKGQLDYEETKLYEIYLQAKDKGAVPGVAHCKVLVEVVDVNDNTPEVTVTSVYSPVPEDAAPGTVIALLSVTDLDSHDNGLVNCLISPGIPFMLSSSLKNYYTLKTKAALDREKASEYNITITARDSGSPPLSAVKQILVQVSDVNDNAPKSSQDSYDVYVLENNVPGIPILNVSATDPDLGRNAHLSYTLLQGDPTVGHIFSINRENGTLYLLTSLDHEDQVEFSMMVQVQDGGSPPLATNVSVSVFVTDLNDNAPTVLYPHPNTTTTYTDVVAPGTPAGHMVTKVVAVDADAGYNAWISYTLLQATDPSLFSVGLHNGEIFTARQLQEDDAPQHTLVILLKDHGEPVLSASATVSISVAEMVKEVLTDLTDVAPANDPRRHVTFYLILAVILVSAAFFITMLSVGIFKCYKWRQSRELFNSSRSTLYRTPGPFHHIDAVRGGLTPPNFYHQVYLTTDSHQSDLLCKKPFTSSPLGSRQSTMRNGEPGLYHQIVGTATRLPTPAELPEWRRRWSLAKQPV; this is encoded by the coding sequence ATGAACGGCGTTGCTGTAAGGAGCCGCGGGGTGACGACGGGGCAGGTACTGAGCCTCTTGCTTTTGTTCGGCGTTTCCGACTGGGTTTCCGCCGCGATTCGCTATGCGATTCCCGAAGAGGCGCGGAGAGGCTCCGCGGTGGGGAACGTGGTAGCCGACCTGGCGCTGGACGTCGGGCGGCTGCCGGGACGGCGGCTGCGAGTGGTGTCCGGCGGCAACAAGAAGTACTTCGGGGTGGATCTGACGAGTGGCTCGCTGCTGGTGAGCGAGCGGATAGACCGGGAGGAGCTCTGCGGCGCactctctccctgctccctcagCTTTGAAATCGTGGTGGAAAACCCGCTGGAGCTGTACAGCGGCGCCGTGGAGATTCAAGACATCAATGATAACGACCCGGTTTTTCCCAGCAGCCAGGCGAAGTTGGAAATTAGCGAGTCGGTGGCGGCCGGAGCGCGCTTCCCGCTAGAGAGCGCACAAGACCCCGATGTGGGGATTAACTCTTTGCAGACCTACCAACTCAGCGCCAACCCACACTTCGCGCTCGATGTGCAGACGAGGGTGGATGGCAGCAAGTACGCGGAACTGGTGCTAGAGAAGGAGCTGGACAGGGAGGAGCAACGGGAGCTGCACTTGGTCTTGACTGCGCTGGATGGAGGCAGCCCGCCACGGTCGGCCCACGTGCAGATCCACATTGACGTTGTGGATGCCAACGATAATGCCCCAGTCTTCAACCAGTCCACCTACAAGGCAAGTGTGAGGGAGAACACACCCAGTGGTACCCTGGTTGCCAGGATCAGTGCGTACGATCTAGATGATGGGCCCAACGGAGACATTGTCTATTCCTTCAGCAGCCACACTCCAGCCAAGGTACGAGAACTTTTTGCTCTGGACTCAGCCACGGGGGAGTTGAGGGTCAAAGGACAGCTGGACTACGAAGAAACAAAGCTGTATGAGATTTATTTACAGGCTAAAGACAAAGGTGCCGTTCCTGGTGTGGCTCATTGCAAAGTGCTGGTGGAAGTTGTGGATGTGAACGACAACACTCCAGAGGTGACAGTGACTTCTGTGTACAGCCCCGTGCCTGAAGATGCAGCCCCAGGGACCGTCATAGCTCTGCTCAGTGTAACAGACTTGGACTCCCATGATAATGGTCTGGTGAACTGCCTCATTTCTCCTGGGATCCCATTCATGCTCAGCTCCTCTCTCAAAAATTACTACACCTTGAAAACGAAAGCAGCTCTGGACCGGGAAAAGGCATCAGAGTATAACATCACTATCACAGCCAGGGACTCAGGCTCACCACCGTTGTCTGCGGTAAAACAGATCCTGGTGCAGGTGTCAGATGTCAACGACAACGCACCCAAGTCTTCCCAGGACTCCTATGATGTCTATGTGCTGGAGAACAATGTGCCTGGCATCCCCATCCTTAATGTGAGTGCCACAGACCCGGATCTTGGGCGCAACGCTCATCTCTCCTATACCCTCTTGCAGGGTGATCCCACTGTAGGCCACATCTTCTCCATCAACCGTGAGAATGGCACCCTCTACCTGCTCACCTCCCTGGACCATGAGGACCAGGTGGAGTTCAGCATGATGGTGCAGGTCCAGGATGGCGGCTCTCCGCCTCTGGCCACCAATGTCTCAGTCAGTGTGTTTGTCACTGACCTCAATGACAATGCTCCAACCGTGCTGTACCCTCAccccaacaccaccaccacctatACTGATGTGGTGGCACCAGGCACTCCTGCTGGTCACATGGTCACTAAGGTGGTGGCGGTGGACGCAGATGCAGGGTACAATGCCTGGATCTCTTATACCCTGTTGCAGGCCACTGATCCCAGCCTCTTCTCAGTTGGGCTGCACAATGGGGAGATCTTCACGGCCCGTCAGCTCCAGGAGGATGATGCTCCCCAACATACACTAGTCATCCTGCTGAAAGACCATGGGGAGCCAGTGCTGTCTGCCAGTGCCACTGTCTCCATATCTGTGGCTGAGATGGTGAAGGAGGTGCTCACTGACCTCACTGATGTGGCACCTGCTAATGATCCCAGGAGGCATGTGACTTTCTATCTCATCCTGGCTGTGATTTTGGTGTCAGCAGCTTTCTTCATCACCATGTTGTCAGTGGGCATCTTCAAGTGCTACAAGTGGAGGCAGTCAAGGGAACTGTTTAACAGCTCCAGAAGCACCCTATACAGGACACCAGGGCCCTTCCACCACATTGATGCTGTGCGGGGCGGCCTCACGCCACCCAACTTCTACCACCAGGTCTATCTCACGACAGACTCTCACCAGAGTGATCTCCTGTGTAAAAAACCCTTCACTTCCAGCCCCCTGGGGAGCCGCCAGAGCACCATGAGGAATGGTGAGCCAGGGCTGTACCACCAGATTGTGGGCACCGCCACCCGGCTCCCTACACCTGCCGAG